AGCCATGTATTACGAtaaccctcagggtatcagaaaagttgAACGCTGGgcgcataagagacgaaattagtaggtcagcttatgctccTTAGGCTATAGTttttagactacttatttttataccctaagaccTAGGagaccaacttttctgctacccggATGAGAACATCTTGATGGAGCTGGCACTTCGGAGGTTCGAGAAAAGTAGGCCGCTAGAAACATAAGAGACGGAATTAGTAGACAAATTTATGCTTGTTAAACCTGACGAGGCTCTTTCGATtgttaaacttcgaggaacccACATCAATGCTGCTTAAACCATACTTcctaggctatttatttttgtagcctAAAGCCCAAAGATCAACTCTTCCGCAACCCACTAGAGGTATACTCAGTGCTTCTATTTGATAGGTTGGGAGTACTGGCACCGGAACTAACCAGCCTAGAGCAGCGTGGGCGCAGTGGAATTTCCATACTTGGACTATGCATCTCTACGGACGGCCAATCAGCAATAGTTCCGTTGCGACATTCTATCCCTTCATCAATGATCAGATCACAATCCTCACTTGATCAATAAAAAGGGCAAATACATATACAATGGCTCTGAGCTCACTTTGGGCGCGCCTTCGAGGTAATGGGCAGCCCAGCCTGGCCAGATCGACGGCTTTGAGAGTCTTTGGTTTCGCAACTTGGATCCCCGTCATCGCCATGTTCAACCTGCACGTTGCAGAGTTGACCTTTGTGGACGGCGCATCCATGTATCCTCTGATAAACGACGATAAAGACTCAACTCTGCGGCGGGATGTGATTCTCAACTGGAAGTGGTCGCCCCAAGAGAACCTGGAGAGGGGCATGGTGGTTACATTACGGTAGGAGCAAGCCCCTTTCTGCAGTTAGGAAAGAAGCAATTGATGAGAATTAACATGGAAGCTACAAAAGGAGTCCACTACATCCCGAGACAATCGCAGTTAAGCGCGTAGTGGCGCTGGAGAACGATGTGATCAAGACAAAGGCGCCTCATCCGCTGCCAACTGTGCGAGTACCGCAAGGCCATGTGTGGGTGGAAGGAGATGGGCCTCCAGGGTCGAGTCTTGATAGCAACACATACGGGCCAGTGTCTAAACAGCTAGTTACGGGTCGAGTCACGCATATTGTGTTTCCTTTTCGCAAGTTTGGAGCACTTCCATGGCGTGAGCATAAACGACCATTAGTAGAGTGATGGCTGTTGaatacctaccttagtatgTACGATATGTATCAAATATCATGAAAACATGAACAACATTAGTAATTTGTGCATAacataaatataaaattacgATACTAGGTAAATCGTATATAATACATAAACTCACACGTCAGTAGGTAATCTTGCCAAGGAAGTTCAAGCGATCCAGCGCATGAAAGATCTTATTGACGTTGGTCGTGCTTTGGAGAAATGACgcgagataagataagaaaaATTGCCCGCctttttttaaaaagaaattctCTCAGCAGCCTCCACCCAATCCATGCCACTCATTAAAAGCTGGGTGACGTTTGATGAGCGCTGTAAATCAACATCGGGTCCCTGATCGGCCACTTAGAAACCGCTGAGCGAAGCCCACACTACCAGTAAGAGCCGCAATCCGCGATTAGCCTGGTAAAAGCCGGCCAAGACCTTGAGGTCAAAATTCTTGACATATCAACCGACATTCAGACGTGACTTTCTTATCTTTCTTTGCGACCCAGCGACGCTCGCTCGCTCCTCTGCACGCAACATCGCGGCTGAGGGATCCCTTTTAATTGAACAATCTCTCTTTTCTTGGGCTCctctttttgtttctttattCCTTCCGGCCAGTTCCGCTTTAGACTGTCAACGGTCGTGTTTGTCAACATTTCCCCCGATCCGATTCGATTCGAGACTTCGACCCCCGGATATGCCCCTGGGTCTTCAACAACAGGATCCTGATATTACATTCGCCCAATCGACAACAGCGAGCGGCGGATCGACAACGGCTGCTAGCGACTTTGCGCCACCCCCCGAGCATCGTCATGCTGCTTGGACGGGACATCGTTCGGAACATAGAAGCAGTGCCAGTCTCGCAAAGGAACAGAATATGACCGCACAAGATGTCTACGTCGAAGCCGAGGGGCGACCGCCGTATCTCCATGTACGTTCTAACCACCAACGTGTCATGGGTCACGCCACTGAGCGTTTCCGACTTGTTCGTCTTCGAAATGCGCTAACATGGGACTTCAACGACAGGCCATGATCGCAGGTGGAATTGGAGGATCTACCGGTGACCTGCTCATGCACTCACTTGACACGGTCAAGACGAGACAACAGGGTGATCCTCATGTTCCATCAAGATACACATCTTTGGGGCAGTCTTACTACACCATATGGAGACAAGAGGGTATAAGACGAGGCCTCTACGGCGGATGGATTCCCGCTCTTGGAGGTTCATTTCCCGGAACGGTCATGTTCTTCGGCACATATGAATGGAGCAAGCGATTCTTGATCGATTATGGTGTACAACAACATGTATCATACTTAGCAGCAGGTACGGCAATCCATGACACCCTGGACTACTCACAAATACTAACAAACTGGGACAGGTTTCCTTGGAGATCTTGCTGCGTCGATTGTCTACGTCCCTTCGGAAGTTCTCAAGACACGACTACAATTGCAAGGACGTTACAACAACCCCCATTTCATCTCAGGTTACAACTACCGCGGTACTGTCGATGCTGCCCGCACCATTGTGCGCTTAGAAGGAGCCTCTGCTCTGTTTTACGGCTACAAGGCCACTCTCTACCGTGATCTGCCTTTCTCTGCTCTGCAATTCATGTTCTGGGAGCAATTCACCACCTGGGCCCGCAAGTACAAGCAGAGCCGCGATATCGGCGTTTCCCTTGAGCTTCTTACGGGTGCCGCAGCTGGTGGCCTTGCTGGTGTTATCACCTGTCCTCTTGACGTCGTCAAGACACGGCTTCAGACACAGATCAGCGCACCCACAGAACCCCGGGCGACCAAGGATCATCATGCCACATCACAAATCCGGCATATATCGACCTCATCTCCCAGCACGCATCGGCCACGACCCGGCGCTGTTGCTCTCGATACTTCTTCCGTCTTTACCGGTTTACGCATGATTTACCGCACAGAAGGCGTTGCAGGATGGTTCCGCGGCGTTGGTCCTCGCGGTGTATGGACCTTTATCCAGAGCGGCTGCATGCTGTTCCTGTACCAACGACTTCTCCGGCAGCTCGAAGTTTTTATGCCCAGCGAGCTCAAGGAAATGTAGAAATCTCCACACATACTTCACATACACTTTTGTTCTCACCCTTGTCGTTACCTTGATGATTTTGAACCCTCATTTTTCATGCGCCGTTTCTGCCGCCACCCACCCTGTACAACGTATTAGAGAAGCGGACGCTATGAGATGAATTGCAGTGGCCATATGTACAGATAGAAAAAGATGTTTGAGGCTGCGGATGGCCGTCGTTTTCGGGCGTTAGGAATAGATGGAAATGACTGGTTAGATATATCAGAGATGGATAGAATAGAGAGCATGATGAAAAAATAGAAGCTCTCATCTGACTTGGAAAGGATCCAATTTAAAGAATAGAATAACCATCCCGGGGATCTTCTGCATCTTATTGACACAGCATTTTCAGACACTAACTTCCATTGCTATATACTACAGAGCCAGGGGGTATTAACAACACAACACCAGCGCTAATCGAAGCTGTAAAACAGAACGTGTTCAAAGCAAGTCCATCAAATATTCATAGCAACAATATTAAACTCGTAATCGATTCGCCACAGTAGTCATTATCGTCCAATTGTCCGGGATTTCAAGCATCTGGGTCACTGTCCTCCACGACAGGCAGATCTTCAAAATCAGTGGTACGAGTCCGTAGTTCGTCACGAGCAAGGCATATTGCAAGAGCAATGGTCAGAGCGTTCCAAATACCCTGATGTTCGTCGGAGAAGTCGACCTGCACATGGAAGCTAACATATGAGTCGGGTCCTTTGGATGAGTCCGTCGTAAGGACAAGCACTGAAGTGTTGAGGATGAACAGGCCGTATACAACAGGAGGATGGCGGGTGTAGGTGCATTCGGAGGGTGTTTGGGGGCGGCCAGCTGGAGGTGATGACAGGGAGTACGGAGGCGATGAGGCCTTTGAGATACTTTTGGCCTCAAAGATTCGTGCAGTAGCGAACATATTGGGGCTCTTAAGCCCAGGCTCTACTTTGATGCCAACCTTGTGACTTTCTGCCATCACAGAAACCTTTTCGACATGGGGACGTAAGCCTCCTGGGCTTTCAGCAGGCGTTAGCCACCTGGTGCACGACGGTGATCTATCGTCTATCTCGATCTTGATCTTTGGGTCCGTCTTTCTCTTGAGTGATTTGAAGATACGGGGTTTGACAACATCCCAAAATTGAGAATCTCTGTCCTCGCGAAGAAACTCGCGCTGAAGCTTGGCGAGTACTCTCATGCGCTTCGAAATGCACTCAGTGATTTCATCTTCAGGTATTTTAGTGTCGATGACTTCAGTTATGATGTTTGGAACGATGCGCAGATGCATGTACCCGCCGTCTTGGGCTGCCCAGTTCAAATATCTGTCGATCTCTCGCTTGATATGTTGTGGTGCTCTATTCCGATGTCCGCTTTGACAAGTCGTTCTGGTTTTCGAAGTGAGATCCACGAGCCTAGTTAGAGCTTGCGTTGCTGAGAATGGTGAGTGATGGCTTCGCTCAAGTTGGACTAAACATACCCGCAAAGTTCTTGAGATGAGCATAAATGATAGGAGGACAATCCTCAGAAGTCTGAAAAACGACGTCTGATATAGGGATTCCGCGAAGATCTATATCCCATGTCGTAGGAAGCATTGGTAAATCCTGTCGCATAAATAATATCTCAAAAAGGCGCTCTTCGGCAGGAGCCCAGCTTTTTGCGCCGGGATATCGCTCCTTTTCGAGTTTCATTTCCTCCTCCATATTATCGCGACGAGTGCTCTCTTCATCGTTTGGATCGGTGGGTAGAAAACTCAGTTGAGTACAGTGATTAGAGGTCGACATTTCGTGAGTGTCATTTTCGTTGTCGGTTTCGTCACATTGTGAGGGCCTGGTCTTTGGCGTTAAAGGGTTCTTTGTGTTGGCGGGTTCTTGCATTGTTGGTATCTCAGTATCATTAGGGCGTTTCTGAATCTGCTTTTTTTGTTTCGGAATTTGtcgaagaaagaaagaaagaaagaaagaaagattcTGTTTTACTGTGAGAGTTGTTGTGCACTGCGAGTAAATGTTGGACAAGTGAGGTGCGAGAGTGTCACTTGCTTGTCAGACCACAGCCCTTTTCTTGAAATAATGTAGTTTGACAAAATTCCTTCTTGTTTGATCTCTTCTTGGCCATTTTTCAACTAATTCATGTGTTTTGTAAGTTGATTCATGAATACTGGCCTATGAAGAGAGATGGATGATATTGACTTCTTACACTGAAAGGTGGGGCGTGCACCTACCAGATCTTCACTATCTGCACCCCTCTCGGAAGTTCACTTTCGCCGTCAAAGCCAATCAGATGCCAGTCATCGAAATTCTTCACATCCCAAATCAATCGTCGCGACATCTTTGAAAGGGCTCAACGACGACCATGGCCGAGGTAGCAAAGACGGTGGCGCGCCAATTGCCTGGCTTCAAGCTGGGACAGAAACAGGTTTTCTTGTGCGTAGCCTTTTGGCCCAACTCTCCACCGCCAGATCTCTAACATTTCCCCTCTTAGGCCCAACCATGTAATCACCTTTCTACGAAAAGAGCACCTCCCACCGAACGAAGCCACTTTCCAGGTCCCTCTACGATTCACAAAGTTCGATCTTCGGGATTACCTGTGGAATCTATACGATGTCGAGGTCACAAAGGTCCGGTCATACGTCAAGCAGCAGCCCTTAACTCAGCGCAACTCCCACTCGCGCTCGTGGTACCGCCCAAAGCCTCTCAAGGTCATGACTGTCGAATTGGCGAAGCCCTTCCAATGGCCGGAGCTTCCCGAAGACCTCACACCCTGGAGCAACCAGCTGTGGAAGATGCGTGAGGATTTGATGGAGAAGCGCAACGACGAACACCTTCAACAACAGCGATTCAAGATTCCTCTCAAGAGCAAGCAGCCCATGTCTAAGGAGAGACAGGAGCTGACCGACATGGCCAAGAAGTTGATGTCGGGAGAGGAGAAATGGACCAACGATGTCGTTTTGGATCCTAAATGGGAAAAGATCTTAAACAACGAGCAAAAGGCCGTGCAGCCCACGAAAGAGGCTTAAGCGAATGACGGATGAGGGCGGACTATGACTTGATATTGCAGAATACTGCTAATGAAAGAGACGGCGATTCTATAAGAGGCCACAGATAAAGGACTTCTGTGGGATACTCAACTGTACATTATTGTAACTAGTCTTGGATGGGCAATGCATGTGGGCGGGTTAAGACTATGAgcgcaaaaagaaaaatagacGCTGAAAACTCGTTCATCTTTTGATAttgatatattattatatgtCATTCCAGTGTTCAGGTTGCTGAAAGCGCAGTGTCTCATTTCCCCAGCTCCACCAGCCGGCTGTCAAGTTTCGAGCAAAGATCTCAAGTCCGAGACATTCTTTTCCGAGAACATCTTGAAATAGATCCCGTAGATTTGGCTTTCGCGAATGCACGTCAGGAACTGCCACGATGACCTTCGGCTTGAGGGCATCTGGCTTCTTGCTGCCGATGCGTTTTGCTATAATGAGCTTCTCCCATGGCTTTCTCCATGTCGACTCGATGTCATAGAGTGGTTCACCTGATGTAGCAACTTTGAGCCATGTCCACTCGGTCACAAGCTCGAGACCCCAGGAAGCAAAAAGACCTGTGGGAGAGGTCAGAAAGTCATGAATGCTATGTTTGTTAGTGATCCAGACGGCGACGAGTCCGTCGGGTGTAAGATGAGCAGGCAAGGGGATCTGCGATAAGAGGTTGCTCATCTCAGTCAAATTGGAGACGGTAGCGTATTGGTCCTTCATTCTCCTTACAGACCGATTTGGCCATGGAGGATCTAAAACGACAAGGTCAAACTTGGGAGCTGAGCTGTGAAAAGAATCACACAGGGCCTCAACAGAGCCATACAAAGGCTCGGCTTTGTCTGGAAGTAAAGGCGGCAGGACGGATACCGCCGGCGATTGTTGCGGCTGAGTGAGGCGATCCCGATGAAAGGGACCGGAATACGAACTGCTTAGATCCTCTAATGCGCTACTgactgttgctgctgtcataAGCTCGGCCAACTGTGCAGCAGGTGGCGCGAGTGCCGAAAGATCGCCTCTTCCATGCTGCCGGGGCTCCGGGGTTGGATACGGAGTTGCGGGGGGCTCTGCGGAGACGATGCGGCGGCGGGGGATCTGAGATGGAAGAACCTGGCTTTCTTCCAGGGTCGTGGGGATATCGAGAATGATAAGACTCTTGTCTAGACTCTCAAAGAGGACTGATGACCGATGGCTGTCTTTAGCCATGGCTTTCTAATCTGACTGCCGGATGACAGTTTTTCCACctgcttttttctttttgccccGCGGTTGAAAGAATAGAAATTCGCGGCGACAACCGGCAAACCTCGGCCTCGGTTATTGATCACCGGGGCGGTTGAACCTGGGCTATGTACTATGCCTGTGAATCTGCTGAGTCTCAGTGGATTGTCAGCACATTCGTCCACTAAATCGCAAAGTCTCAAACCCCGGGCTGGTGGGCTAACTTTTCGATTCCATGCCTTTAGGGGTTCTGGGGAATCTTGTTCCGCCGACTGCCCGTGCTGCGTGACCATTTCTTTAGGTCATAACTCAGCCGAACTTGTGGGGAGGCCGCTGTTCTTTGGCCACTGAGCTTCGGTTTAATGACGTGCAAGCCGCCGCTGACAGCCGGGGATTGGAAATTCTGCCGCTCAGTCGCCGCTATCTCCAAATCCTCTCCATTCTCCAAACGTTCATCCTCCCCGCCAAACTTGTTTTCACCAACTAGGTCTAGACATCTTCAGATACTGTTGTCGCGTTGGCTTCGAATACTGATCCTCACTCGACTCTGCCACGGAATGTCGCATCCGTAGGCCTCGAATCCGTCCAACAAAGTCAGCCACGTGCTGCAATGTCCTCCGCCGACGCTGCTCATATGGAGCAGGCCTCCTCCATGGCCGAGGTTGCGCGGGAAAACAACATACATAACCAGGGCTCTTCTCATGCCCTTACCAAGTCGAAAAGGGAGCCTTCTGTTCGTCCCACAGATCAGgaagcagcaacaacaaaaccgCACATGAAAAGTCTTGAATACATATGGAAGTCTGGCGTCGCGGGTGGTTTAGCCGGTTGCGCTGTAAGTGATTGAATTTATAACAAATCTCCGTAGGGTGCGCTGACTCTTGAGTAAAGGGCAAAACCGTCGTCGCGCCGTTAGATCGAGTCAAGATTCTCTTTCAAGCCAGCAATCCTCGATTCGCAAAATATACAGGATCATGGGTTGGTGTCGCCAGCGCCATGAAGGATATACATCGCTACGAAGGCATCAGCGGACTCTACCGTGGTCACTCTGCGACATTATTACGAATCTTTCCTTACGCCGGTATTAAGTTTCTTGCATACGAACAAATCCGAGCCATCATTATCCCCGATAGATCACACGAGACACCGATGAGGAGACTGCTCAGTGGAAGTTTAGCAGGTGTCACATCCGTCTTCTTTACGTACCCTCTGGAGGTCATCCGAGTGCGACTGGCTTTCGAGACTAAGCGCGATGGTCATTCCTCTCTGTCATCAATATGCCGCCAGATATATAACGAGCAGCCCGTAGAGAAAGCAGCGGCAACCCGGTTACCGAATGCCCCTGCGCCTGTATCTGCTGCTGCAGAGGCAACCGCAACGACAGTCGAAGCTATCGCTCCCCGGACAGGTCTGATCAACTTCTATCGAGGCTTTGCTCCAACAGTCATGGGAATGCTCCCGTACGCGGGTATGTCATTCTTGACTCACGATACTGTTGGCGATATTCTGCGGTTACCACGCTTCGCGAAGCATACGACACTGCCGAAGAAGGAGAACCATCCTGAGGGAAAGCCAGCAGCTTTGCGGTCATGGGCAGAGCTTACTGCTGGCGGGATCGCAGGTTTGATATCTCAAACCGCATCATATCCTCTTGAGGTGATCCGCCGACGAATGCAAGTTGGTGGAGCCGTGGGTGACGGCCGTCGACTACGAATAGGCGAGACTGCTGGTATGATCTTACGAGAGAGGGGTCTGCCTGGTTTCTTTGTTGGCCTTACTATTGGATATGTCAAGGTGTTTCCCATGGCTGCGGTCGCTTTTTTCACATATGAGCGCATGAAGCTCGTCTTTGGTATATAGATGTATTTGAGA
This Fusarium poae strain DAOMC 252244 chromosome 3, whole genome shotgun sequence DNA region includes the following protein-coding sequences:
- a CDS encoding hypothetical protein (MEROPS:MER0000598) produces the protein MALSSLWARLRGNGQPSLARSTALRVFGFATWIPVIAMFNLHVAELTFVDGASMYPLINDDKDSTLRRDVILNWKWSPQENLERGMVVTLRSPLHPETIAVKRVVALENDVIKTKAPHPLPTVRVPQGHVWVEGDGPPGSSLDSNTYGPVSKQLVTGRVTHIVFPFRKFGALPWREHKRPLVE
- a CDS encoding hypothetical protein (BUSCO:32462at5125), whose translation is MPLGLQQQDPDITFAQSTTASGGSTTAASDFAPPPEHRHAAWTGHRSEHRSSASLAKEQNMTAQDVYVEAEGRPPYLHAMIAGGIGGSTGDLLMHSLDTVKTRQQGDPHVPSRYTSLGQSYYTIWRQEGIRRGLYGGWIPALGGSFPGTVMFFGTYEWSKRFLIDYGVQQHVSYLAAGFLGDLAASIVYVPSEVLKTRLQLQGRYNNPHFISGYNYRGTVDAARTIVRLEGASALFYGYKATLYRDLPFSALQFMFWEQFTTWARKYKQSRDIGVSLELLTGAAAGGLAGVITCPLDVVKTRLQTQISAPTEPRATKDHHATSQIRHISTSSPSTHRPRPGAVALDTSSVFTGLRMIYRTEGVAGWFRGVGPRGVWTFIQSGCMLFLYQRLLRQLEVFMPSELKEM
- a CDS encoding hypothetical protein (BUSCO:35315at5125), which produces MQEPANTKNPLTPKTRPSQCDETDNENDTHEMSTSNHCTQLSFLPTDPNDEESTRRDNMEEEMKLEKERYPGAKSWAPAEERLFEILFMRQDLPMLPTTWDIDLRGIPISDVVFQTSEDCPPIIYAHLKNFAATQALTRLVDLTSKTRTTCQSGHRNRAPQHIKREIDRYLNWAAQDGGYMHLRIVPNIITEVIDTKIPEDEITECISKRMRVLAKLQREFLREDRDSQFWDVVKPRIFKSLKRKTDPKIKIEIDDRSPSCTRWLTPAESPGGLRPHVEKVSVMAESHKVGIKVEPGLKSPNMFATARIFEAKSISKASSPPYSLSSPPAGRPQTPSECTYTRHPPVVYGLFILNTSVLVLTTDSSKGPDSYVSFHVQVDFSDEHQGIWNALTIALAICLARDELRTRTTDFEDLPVVEDSDPDA
- a CDS encoding hypothetical protein (BUSCO:50931at5125); translation: MAEVAKTVARQLPGFKLGQKQVFLPNHVITFLRKEHLPPNEATFQVPLRFTKFDLRDYLWNLYDVEVTKVRSYVKQQPLTQRNSHSRSWYRPKPLKVMTVELAKPFQWPELPEDLTPWSNQLWKMREDLMEKRNDEHLQQQRFKIPLKSKQPMSKERQELTDMAKKLMSGEEKWTNDVVLDPKWEKILNNEQKAVQPTKEA
- a CDS encoding hypothetical protein (BUSCO:42447at5125) — protein: MAKDSHRSSVLFESLDKSLIILDIPTTLEESQVLPSQIPRRRIVSAEPPATPYPTPEPRQHGRGDLSALAPPAAQLAELMTAATVSSALEDLSSSYSGPFHRDRLTQPQQSPAVSVLPPLLPDKAEPLYGSVEALCDSFHSSAPKFDLVVLDPPWPNRSVRRMKDQYATVSNLTEMSNLLSQIPLPAHLTPDGLVAVWITNKHSIHDFLTSPTGLFASWGLELVTEWTWLKVATSGEPLYDIESTWRKPWEKLIIAKRIGSKKPDALKPKVIVAVPDVHSRKPNLRDLFQDVLGKECLGLEIFARNLTAGWWSWGNETLRFQQPEHWNDI
- a CDS encoding hypothetical protein (TransMembrane:1 (o366-388i)~BUSCO:30847at5125), which gives rise to MSSADAAHMEQASSMAEVARENNIHNQGSSHALTKSKREPSVRPTDQEAATTKPHMKSLEYIWKSGVAGGLAGCAGKTVVAPLDRVKILFQASNPRFAKYTGSWVGVASAMKDIHRYEGISGLYRGHSATLLRIFPYAGIKFLAYEQIRAIIIPDRSHETPMRRLLSGSLAGVTSVFFTYPLEVIRVRLAFETKRDGHSSLSSICRQIYNEQPVEKAAATRLPNAPAPVSAAAEATATTVEAIAPRTGLINFYRGFAPTVMGMLPYAGMSFLTHDTVGDILRLPRFAKHTTLPKKENHPEGKPAALRSWAELTAGGIAGLISQTASYPLEVIRRRMQVGGAVGDGRRLRIGETAGMILRERGLPGFFVGLTIGYVKVFPMAAVAFFTYERMKLVFGI